The Pseudoliparis swirei isolate HS2019 ecotype Mariana Trench chromosome 19, NWPU_hadal_v1, whole genome shotgun sequence genomic sequence CCTGGTGGCGAGAGATGCTTTTGGGGCACTGATGGTTCCCTCTAGTCTAGACCTGCAGCAGGAAGGAATGCCGAGTCATCAAATACCACATCAAAATGAATGGACTGGCAATCCCTAATCAACAGGCCCCGCTCCTCAGCGATCGAGCCTACAATGAGCCCGAGGGTCCGGGGTGGGACCCAAATAAGTGAGCTTAAAAAATACCTATTTACAAAATGTTAAATTGTTTTTCATGACAAACAAATCAAATATTGAGACCACCCTCTTTTAGTGCAAATctcatttaattaaaatgagGAACCAATCAAAACAGTAacatacataaaaaaaacatgcataaaacaaacaaatttaAACAAGACGAACAAGTCTACTAATACTACTTATAAAAGCATGCATAAATGAACTAATTACATATATAAGATTAAACGTCTTTTAGATACATCATTGCCGAAGCGCTTGTGCACGGCGGTgtgctgcagctcatccagcagGCTGGTCAGTGGGCGAGCTGGTTGGTGTACAGCCGGTGAAGGATCTGCTGGGCCGCGGCCCGCCGGGCTTCTTCCAGCATGGCGGTGGGTGTGGGTCCGGGGAAGATCATGACCAGTCCTTTGAAGGCTGTGGTGATCCCAGAGATGCACACCTTGTAGGTGAAGTAGAGGAACCCGTCGGGCCCCGAGTGGCTGTAGCATAGCTCATAGAGCGGCGGGCCGACGGCGTTCGCCTCGCACAGCTCGCGCAGGAGCGCCGCGGGCGCCTCGCACAGCTCGCGCAGGAGCGCCGCGGGCGCCGGCGTCGTGGGCCCCACTCGCCTCCGGGGGGAACCGGGAGGGGGCGGGTACTGGGGGACAGCGGGTCCTCCCACTGCCCTGCAGAAACccgggggggcgggcggagggcGGGCCatgcgggggggcggggccgcgGGCTGCGGGCAGCGGCGCGGCGGCTTCGGCGGCAGGCTCTTTGGCCGCCCGAGGGGAGACAGCTGCTCGTCCACGCCGGGCTTCACAGTGGACTGCCACTTGAGGGAGATGTTCAACGCAAACTGCTTTTTGAACgctggacacaaggaggagagacGGGAAGGCGTGAGGCACACGGCGGGGATCTAGAGCTGAGGATCACTCGACTTTATTCATCAAAGAAAAAGTAACGCAAGTTGTTTTCTCAGTCCCCAGAAATAGATAATTACTCAAAGTAAACACCGCCGAGAGGGTAATCTCAAAAGGCGCAGATACGGGTCAGATTATGCAACAAAGTAACTCAATCTTACAACCGACTGTCCAATGAAAAGTGGCTAAAGTAAAAGTTACAACCGGCCACAATTTGAAAATCGAATACACACTGTATTGTTTTTGTCACTGACCACTCAACCTGCACGTAGACGCCATAAACATATGAAATTATGTGCATGACGCTTGTGAGACGGCGTGTTGGGGTGTTGCCCGGACCATGCGACAGGCCAGGAGGTCTCTGGTATCGTTACCTGTAGCCTCAGAGGGGCTCAGGGCCAATCAATGTTCatgagatgacatcatcactctgcACAAACGAGCCGACAGTGCAAAGCGTAACACTGTTCATCAAGCTCAGGGCTCGGTCCGGTCTTCTCTGGGTGGATGATAAATGGAACCGTGTCTGTTACCCCACGCGGATGATTCAGCGCTCTCTGGTCCCTCGTCGTGATGAATTACAAGTACACAAAAATACTTGGCGCTTCACAAAAATATCATCTTATTAGAAGAGAATCAGTTGCTTCTCCATCTTGGCAAAGCAGAATTGAAAAGAGTGTCGCACACGTTTGAGGTCATCTCCCGATTCGGAATCCTGAAAGAGATGCTgcctgaccagggcacccaggtCACGTCGAGAGCACAGATGACTTCACCGGTTATTAAAAGCCGGTGAAGGTCTTGGCTGATGAGGGGGTTAGGGCCGACGATGAGTCGTTCAGATTTATTGCAGTTGAGAAAGTTCTGTTGCAtccatgattgtatatcagtgAGACCGGTGGAGAGAGTAGAGTGGGGGACTGAGGTGATGGTCTTGAAGCTAGAAAGACACATCCATaacaaaaactagaacgggcactcggtagagcgcataccttcgcatatcacaagatcgggcattgaattatgaacatgttggcattagttgcatgccaattggatacaaattgaccgcgctatggtaaaaatgagattttgaccttttcatgaccttgacctttgacccggtcaaacccaaaatcgaatcaaatggtccccggataataaccaatcatcccaccaaatttcatgcaattcggtttaatactttttgagttatgagagtaacacgcatacaaataaataaatacacggcgatcaaaacataaccttccgcattttcaatgcgacggtcaAAATACTCACAAAAATATcgatataatatatagtatcgGGTCAAAAGTCCACTTCTTGACCTCTTGCGTCCGCTACATACACTGATCCCACCTCCGTCGACATACCTTCCACCAGCACCTTCTTGGCCATGGAAGCAGCGTGGTGGGACGAGAAGGCCACGATCGCAGACACGCCCTCGATCCCAGGCCCCGCCTTCAGGGACATTCGCTCCACGCCGTCGGCCATCCCGCGCAGCACCTGGGCGCAGACAAGAACCCAAACGGACCATTTATTCACAGAGCGGTTCCCACCGCCTCGGTGGTCCCAGTTCAACACACGAAGCCAGTGGAGGTCCCACGGCACGCTTTGAATGTTTCAAGAGAAATGTGGACATCGAATCCTGAGCCTTGAGATGAGAtttgactttattcatcccccgggggggaaatgTCTGGACACAGcagcaaaaacatttttttttacaaatatacaatgaaATAGCCGGGCATATTAGAAGAatctaaataaaaatgaaataaaaaaaggaaacaataaAATGAAAGTGTACAGGGTGAAAGTATAAAGTGACAGCGGGGCAAGGTTTATTGCTGATCAAGTCAAGGAGAGTTATTATAAAGGCAGTGAGCAGGAATAGACTCAAAGCAGTCCTGCAGggcgtcaatttgaccccattcaatgtttaacgtctgtgttctttggggtcaatttgaccccaggctgtttttccctgtgtcaaacataagaaatattaacttttttatatatttaaagggctatttaggtagtcaacaaacaaacataaagtacctcacacttaaacttgggaaacaatattaattctaataattttctggaggttttaattgctggggtcaaattgaccccgagggtaaaatatgttagtaaatgtgaaggttaaagaggaaacacacaagTGAGTAAATCAGAGTCTCGCCTGGAGGGGGTGAGAAGACTTCAGGTCTTTATGGCGGATGATCTTTATTATTTCTAGATGGCAGTGAATGAAAAGTTGTTTTCTTCCACTTcagccaaaaaaagaaaagaagagacaaCCATATATTCCTCTGACAAAGACACGCCACCGGGCCGCCGTTACCTTCAGGAGCTCCTCCTGCTTGGTGACGGCGGGCAGGTCTCCGATACAGAGGTGTCTCTTCTCCGTGCTGCGGCGGACGCTGAGGCGGCAGTTGGGCTCCATCACGTGACCGTTCAGCAGCCGGATGGATTCGTTGGCCGCGGCGGGCGAGTCGTATTTGGCGTAGGCGAAGCCGCGATTCTGCCCGCTGAAGTTCATCATGAGCCGGAACTCCCAGAGGGGCCCCGTCGAGCTGAACAGGGGGATGAGCCGGTCCTCGTAGGTGTCCCGGGGGATCTGGCTGATGAAGACCTCGCAGCGGGCTCCCGGGGTGGGCCCGAGCCACACTGACGGCACaacggggaggagaggggagtggGTGACGCCGCCGGATTATTGGATGCATTCGTCGCGTTGGATCAATAATGCAAACACACGTAGATAAtcagatatattatataaaatatgatcCATTAATCTGAAGATAGGGGGTTCAATCCCAGGTCTGCATGTTGAAAGTGTCCCGAGACAAGATGCTGAACCAGAAGCCTCAAAGGCTGGTAAAAAGGCGGAGCTTAAGCCATGACGATGTATTATATATTgagagaaaatgtaaataaactaAAGTAAAAAGAAACTCAAGTTTTAAAGTATGCACAATTTAGATTATTGCTGTTGAAATTATGTGAATAATAACGATGGAAAGCTGGTCGACAAACATTATTGAGGTTCCAGCAACGACTGCACGGCGCAAACCGAGGCCGGAACAAAGAAACGGGGTTCAGAGCGCCATCTCATGGAGACGGCCTGCAACTAAAGACTGGGCAACCCAGACTCTCCTGATGTAACGTCATTCTTATTATTCTGAGAACGATCTGGCGGAATATATGTCGCCCCGACTGAACCTCCTCCTGAATTCCACGTGTTCGCATCTCTCGGCTCCTCCAAGGAGGTACGGCAGCCCGCCTCACCCTCGGGGGGTCCTCCATACTTCCTCTGGCCGTTGACTTGAGTCAGCTTCGTACCGGTCGCTTTCAGCCACGTCTCCAGCGCCTGCACCCGCTCGAGGTTCAGCACCTGAAGGGGGAGAAGAGCAGCTCCTCAGTAGCAGCGCCTGATAAACTAGAacggacactcggtagagcgcatatcttcacatatcacaagatcgggaattgaattatgaacatgttggcattatttgcatgccaattggaaagaaattgaccgcgctatggtaaaaagaagatgttgaccttttcatgaccttgacctttgacccgattgatcccaaaatctaatcaaatggtccccggataataaccaatcatcccaccaaatttcatgcgattcggtttaatactttttgtgttatgcgagtaacacgcatacaaataaacaaatacataaataaatacgcggcgatcaaaacataaccttccgcattttcaatgcaaaggtaatagaGCTACCTCCTCCTGAACAGGCCCAGTGTCTCACTGAGCTTTGGCCTCTCTGTTCATCACCGAGTGAATTGAGCCGTCGGTGCTTTTAGAAATCAGGTgacgaaacacacagacatcatTCAGCCTCATGGACCACGAACAGAAGGAAACATGATGACATGGCTTCATTTGAGGAGCACATTAGGCCACTGAAGCTGGGTAATATCTGTAcgaatgggagggggggggggggggtgcaagagactttttttcacacgccggcatccgagctctgcggcgctcgagacggagatcggagacatgttaacgcgacacgtagagacagaatgacatgctgctggttagagacgaccaacaacagacggattggaagctcattctgcgcatgcgttaaatgcgttaaacaaaattaactaattaatcctgtaatttaatcataacgcgttaacgctttatttttcacagcactaatagtgtgtgtgtctatataaacacacacacaggttaagtAGCCAAGACAGCCACCCATCCAAAACTATTTAACTCAGATCCACAAGGCACTCGCGCGGAGGGACACAGCGCGAGCTTCAAGTCGGCCCAATTCAATGTCTCAAACACAACGATTTActttggaaatgaaaatgtccaGAAGAAACCAGTATCCTTtctagaaaaataaacaaaacgtttaaaaaaaaactaaactcgGGGGGCTTTTTATCAAAGTAATGAGCTGCAGGTGGGGCTCGACCAAGGGCAAGAGGGGGAGGTGAAACAATAGCAAAACAATGCTTTCCgcaagaaaacacaaaacacgaCAAAACAATTGACATTATTACGGAGCACGAGACCCGAGAGGGCACTTGACACAATGTAGCCAACTGCGCCCGCGTGTTGAACAACAAGCTCATAGAGCGCGAAGCACGCCGACGAGTTCAGGCAAATCAAAGCGGAATCGTCTCGCGCCGACAAGTTAGTTTCCGCTCAAAAAAAGGGCCCGGACTAACTTTCTAATTCTTCTAAACATGCCGCTTACCTGTTTACTTTATGAGCAgccacatttaaaataaataaaaacaagaaaataagcAACACAAGTAAAGAAAGGAAAGTGAACAACGTACCTGGCCCTGCTTGCTGTCCATCGTCTTCGTCGGTGTTGTGTTCGCTCGGACCGTGACGCCGCTCTGTAGCGCCCCCTCCCTTCTGCCCCCCGACCTGCACCCGGAGCCACTATTgcgcagggttgccaggtctgtgtgacaaaacaagcccaaaaccagcccaatggccaataaaaccagcccaaaaaccagcccaatatcagaactcaaaatatgcccataactccttcatgatgcccccctgagaaaggaaagtgacccactgcgAGCGTTGTCACGTGGAATTCAGGAGGAGGTTCAGTCGGGGGGCGGACGTATATTCCGGCAGATCGTTCTCAGAATAATAAGAATGACGTTACATCAGGAGAGTCTGGGTTCATGcccaacccgcggcaacacttcaaaagtagcccaattccgcgggaaaaccgcggacctggcaacactgactATTGGCCAAAGAGTCACACTTGACACCACGCCGCCTTCGCGGTCCGCTCGTGCGGTAGgcccatggacggattaagaaaccatattttttttttaacatcgctaacaaaacagtccg encodes the following:
- the dnd1 gene encoding dead end protein 1, which codes for MDSKQGQVLNLERVQALETWLKATGTKLTQVNGQRKYGGPPEVWLGPTPGARCEVFISQIPRDTYEDRLIPLFSSTGPLWEFRLMMNFSGQNRGFAYAKYDSPAAANESIRLLNGHVMEPNCRLSVRRSTEKRHLCIGDLPAVTKQEELLKVLRGMADGVERMSLKAGPGIEGVSAIVAFSSHHAASMAKKVLVEAFKKQFALNISLKWQSTVKPGVDEQLSPLGRPKSLPPKPPRRCPQPAAPPPRMARPPPAPPGFCRAVGGPAVPQYPPPPGSPRRRVGPTTPAPAALLRELCEAPAALLRELCEANAVGPPLYELCYSHSGPDGFLYFTYKVCISGITTAFKGLVMIFPGPTPTAMLEEARRAAAQQILHRLYTNQLAH